The stretch of DNA CGCCGTCCCCCAGCCGCGTTGCTCCGTGGCAACGCCACCGAGCACATCGCCGATAAACGCTTTGCGCGACACGCCCACGAGCACCGGGTATCCGAGCTTTGCCAGCTCCGGTAGCCGCGCGATCAATTCCAAGCTTTGCCGGTGTCTCTTTCCGAAACCGATTCCGGGATCGACGATGATCTTTGATTTTGCAATTCCGGTGTGGCGCGCGCGGGTGATCCCGCTTCGCAACCCCGTCATCACGTCTTGAACCACGTTCTTGGCAAATGGCCCTTTCTGCATCGTCTGAGGTCTTCCGCGCATGTGCATCAAAATCGTCGCCACGCCTCGCCGCCGCGCGATTTCGAATATTTCCGCTTCGGCATGCACTGCGCCGATGACATTGAGGATCTCCGCACCTGCGGCAATTACCGCTTCGGCCACTTCCGCCTTCTGTGTGTCGATTGAGAGCGGAATCTTCAATCGCCCGCGCAGGCCTTGGATGACTGGCAGCACGCGCCGCAGCTCCTCCTCCGCAGTTATGCCTGTCGAACCGGGCCGCGTCGATTCGCCGCCGATATCGAGGATGTCCGCTCCCTTGCGCTCCATTTCCAGCGCGTGCTCTATAGCTTTCTCGGCGTCGAGAAATTTCCCGCCATCAGAAAAGCTGTCCGGAGTCACATTAAGGACTCCCATAATCAGCGTACGCTCGCCCAAAATCAGCGTGCGCGAGGGCAGCCGCAGCCGGAATCGTTTTCTCGGCACCATGAGTTTCGATTAAATCACACTGGCCAGCAGCGCGGGAAATCTCGGTTCATGCCAAATGCAGGTACAGCACATTTTCCTCGGGAATCAATGCAATTCTGCGGACTCGTAAAATGCCAGACGATGCACGACGCGCACGGGCCCTTGCCCTCGGACTTCCACGCGCAACGAGTGCCAGCCCGGCTGGCTTGTCCGCGGCGGATAGTAGCCCAGCGTGTATTGCGCGCTCAAATTCTGAATAATTTCGCGATAGGCATTGGCGACTGTTCGCGTCTCATTCATGAAATAGAGGTGCCCCCCTGCGCGCCGCACCAGCTCTGCCAAAAAATCCGTGTACGCAGGAATGCCCAGCGTCAACGCATCCGGCGTGACCAGCGAATCTCCCTGATGCGCGGCGAGCCATTCGGGTGTCATTATGCTCGGGCGATTCTGCGTCGAGATCGCGTAAACTTCGATGCCCTGCGATGAAAGTGTCCTCGCCACGTCTTCCAGCGTAACGCGATTCGGCGGATCGCCCGGACGCAGCCGCACGCCTTCGCCGTCCAGGTTGAGCCCCATCCCGCTGTCTTGCCCATCCGTCAGCAGGATGATCGCTTTGCGTCCGGTGCGGCCGGGAAAAAGTTCATCCGCCGCCAGATACACTGAGCGGTAAATGTTGGAACCGATCGCCTGCGAGAACAAGCCGCGCACATCCACGCGTGCGATGGCTTTCTGCAGCAACTCTCGATTTCGCGAAAAGGGGAGCAGCAAAAACGTGTGCTCGGCAAATTCCACCACGGCGACTTCATCAGCAGGAGAAAGATTGGCAATCAGTTGTTCCCCAGCCGCTTTCATTGCATCGGTATCTGGCAGGACGCTGGGACTTGCATCGAGGATCAGCGCAATGCTCGCGCCCTGGCTCGAAGCGTCGAAGTGCGTGAGATTCTGCTCGACTCCATCCTGAAAAATCTGAAAATCGCTTCGCGGGATCTCGCGCACGGCCGTCCCATCCGGCGCGAAGACGTTGCACCCGACTTCGACCAGATTGACGCGAACTCGCAGCACCGCCGGAATATTTTTCGGCGTCTCCGCTGCCGGCCTGCCGGATTTCGGATGCTGGAAAACCAGGTCTCCTGTTGCGCGGTCGCGCTCCATCTGGACGCCGGAATCCATCGGCACGGGCCTTGGCAGTTTCGGCTTTTTCTGCGCCCATGCCCCGGCGCCAAACGCGGCCGATACCCCCAAAAGACACATCGCGTAGGTGTTGCTGCGGCGCAAGATCATGGATTTGGCGCACGGCGAAAAATTCGCTCGCCAGGCGATTGCAGTTCAATCGAGATCAAAATCGCGAATCGGCTTTTCGACGGGTTTGTCTTTGGCTTTTTTCAGCCCCTCGGCGAATTTGCGTTCGAGGACATCGTCTTTCGTCCGTTCCGCCTCCACCGATTGCCGGAATTTTGCCTCTACGCGTTCGGTCTGCTCGCGAAGCAAGCGCGCAGTGTCATCAAGATCGACAGAAGACGGGGGTTTGGGAGGTGGCGTATGCGACAGCACAGCGCCAAGCTCACGATCGATGGTGAGTTTAGCCTGGCAACATGGACATTCCACTTCGATGGGTTCCCGGTGATCCTTTGCCATGCGAGATATATTACGACAAATCGGCGAGAAAGTTTTCACGCAGCAGCAAAATCCAAAGGAAGAAAAATATCAATCAAGCCGGCGCGGGTTTCTCGCCCTTCGCCATGCCGGGCACGGGACGCGGCTCCGGCCGCAAGGAAAGTTGCGGCTCCTTCGAAGGCACGGGAGGCGCCGACGGTGGCGGGTTCGGCGGTTTTTCCGGAAGGGGCTTGCCGTCCATCAGCAGCTTCAATTCGTTCGCGTCGAGCACTTCGCGATCCAGCAGCGCTTTCGCAACTCGCTCCAGAGCATCGCGGTGCGTATCGAGTATCGTCCGCGCTCGCGAGTATGCCGTCGTCACGATGCCGCGCACTTCCGCATCGATCTTAATCGCCGTATCTTCCGAATAATCGCGATGCTGCGCGATTTCGCGTCCAAGGAAAATCGCTTCTTCCTTCTTGCCGAAGGTCAGCGGTCCGAGCGTGCTCATACCCCATTCACAAACCATCTGCCGCGCGATTTCTGTCGCTCGCTCGATGTCGTTTCCCGCACCTGTCGTCACGTGCTGCAAGAACATCTCTTCCGCCACGCGCCCGCCCATCAGCACGGACAACTGGCTTTCGAGAAAATCTCTTGTGTACGTGTGCTTGTCGTCGATCGGCAGTTGCATCGTCACGCCGAGCGCCATGCCGCGCGGGATGATCGTCACTTTATGCAGCGGGTCAGCTCCCGGCGTCATCGCCGCCACGAGCGCATGCCCGGCCTCGTGGTAAGCCGTATTCTTCTTCTCTTCTTCCGAGAGAATCATCGATTTCCGCTCAGCGCCCATCAGGACTTTGTCTTTTGACATCTCAAAGTCCTCCATGGTCACGAGCTTGCGATTTTGCCGCGCCGCCCAGAGCGCTGCTTCGTTCACCAGATTCGCAAGGTCCGCACCGGAAAAGCCCGGCGTGCCTCGCGCCAAAATCGACAAATCCACATCTTCAGCGATGGGTACCTTCCGTGTATGTACGCGGAGAATTTCTTCACGGCCTTTAACATCGGGCCGCGGAACCACCACGCGCCGGTCAAAGCGTCCCGGCCGCAGCAGCGCTGGATCGAGCACATCAGGCCGGTTCGTCGCCGCGATCAAAATGACGCCTTCGTTCGATTCGAAGCCGTCCATTTCCACCAGCAGCGCGTTCAGCGTTTGTTCGCGCTCATCATGTCCGCCGCCAAGACCTGCTCCCCGGTGCCGCCCCACGGCGTCGATTTCATCGATGAAGATGATGCACGGCGCGTTTTTCTTGCCTTGCTCGAACAGGTCGCGCACGCGGCTCGCGCCAACGCCCACGAACATTTCCACAAAGTCGGAACCGGAAATCGAGAAGAACGGCACATTCGCTTCCCCGGCAATCGCTCGCGCCAGCAGCGTCTTGCCCGTTCCCGGGGGTCCGACCAGCAGCACGCCTTTCGGTATGCGCCCGCCCAATCGTTGGAATTTCTGCGGGTCTTTCAAAAAGTCGATGATCTCCTGCAGCTCTTCCTTGGCTTCCTCGATGCCCGCCACATCCTTGAACGTGGCTTTTTTCTGCTGCGCTGTCAGCAGCCGCGCGCGGGATTTTCCGAAACTCAGCGCCTTGTTTCCGCCCGCCTGCATCTGCCGCATCATGATGAGAAAGATCACCAGCAGCAAAATGAACGGAACCGTATCGAT from Candidatus Acidiferrales bacterium encodes:
- the folP gene encoding dihydropteroate synthase, producing the protein MVPRKRFRLRLPSRTLILGERTLIMGVLNVTPDSFSDGGKFLDAEKAIEHALEMERKGADILDIGGESTRPGSTGITAEEELRRVLPVIQGLRGRLKIPLSIDTQKAEVAEAVIAAGAEILNVIGAVHAEAEIFEIARRRGVATILMHMRGRPQTMQKGPFAKNVVQDVMTGLRSGITRARHTGIAKSKIIVDPGIGFGKRHRQSLELIARLPELAKLGYPVLVGVSRKAFIGDVLGGVATEQRGWGTAAAVAASIFGGAHIVRVHDVDEMKQVARVADRILALPRKHA
- a CDS encoding VWA domain-containing protein, which produces MILRRSNTYAMCLLGVSAAFGAGAWAQKKPKLPRPVPMDSGVQMERDRATGDLVFQHPKSGRPAAETPKNIPAVLRVRVNLVEVGCNVFAPDGTAVREIPRSDFQIFQDGVEQNLTHFDASSQGASIALILDASPSVLPDTDAMKAAGEQLIANLSPADEVAVVEFAEHTFLLLPFSRNRELLQKAIARVDVRGLFSQAIGSNIYRSVYLAADELFPGRTGRKAIILLTDGQDSGMGLNLDGEGVRLRPGDPPNRVTLEDVARTLSSQGIEVYAISTQNRPSIMTPEWLAAHQGDSLVTPDALTLGIPAYTDFLAELVRRAGGHLYFMNETRTVANAYREIIQNLSAQYTLGYYPPRTSQPGWHSLRVEVRGQGPVRVVHRLAFYESAELH
- the ftsH gene encoding ATP-dependent zinc metalloprotease FtsH, whose translation is MNSTVKTVFFWMAMILLAVVLWEMASKGGQTSRDESPSYTEFQTEVQKGNVSEVTIMLSQVSAEVDGEFRDPKAKFHVTVPKETLSDLTKELQDKNVDVNIKEVRNNDWISMLIDTVPFILLLVIFLIMMRQMQAGGNKALSFGKSRARLLTAQQKKATFKDVAGIEEAKEELQEIIDFLKDPQKFQRLGGRIPKGVLLVGPPGTGKTLLARAIAGEANVPFFSISGSDFVEMFVGVGASRVRDLFEQGKKNAPCIIFIDEIDAVGRHRGAGLGGGHDEREQTLNALLVEMDGFESNEGVILIAATNRPDVLDPALLRPGRFDRRVVVPRPDVKGREEILRVHTRKVPIAEDVDLSILARGTPGFSGADLANLVNEAALWAARQNRKLVTMEDFEMSKDKVLMGAERKSMILSEEEKKNTAYHEAGHALVAAMTPGADPLHKVTIIPRGMALGVTMQLPIDDKHTYTRDFLESQLSVLMGGRVAEEMFLQHVTTGAGNDIERATEIARQMVCEWGMSTLGPLTFGKKEEAIFLGREIAQHRDYSEDTAIKIDAEVRGIVTTAYSRARTILDTHRDALERVAKALLDREVLDANELKLLMDGKPLPEKPPNPPPSAPPVPSKEPQLSLRPEPRPVPGMAKGEKPAPA